In a genomic window of Candidatus Chazhemtobacterium aquaticus:
- a CDS encoding thiamine pyrophosphate-dependent enzyme, whose product MKSEELNTSVFPTWCPGCGDYGIWAALKKALSKLDTPIENVVIVYGIGCSGNMASFVKVYGVHGLHGRAIPVAEGIKLANKKLKVIVVGGDGDLLGEGVAHLVAASRSNPDITVILHNNQIYGLTTGQSSPISLKGSKSKTYPMGTPDEPLNPVQLALTLGASQVMRGFAGDIEHLTTLISDAINHEGFSLVEVLQPCVTFNKINTYAWFRERIKKLEQPERSRLEALKKGVWTNQQIMIGEFFRESKPVLGYSYGVLERKNLLELKRKREMNKLFESFR is encoded by the coding sequence ATGAAATCCGAAGAACTAAATACCAGTGTCTTCCCGACTTGGTGTCCAGGGTGTGGTGATTATGGAATCTGGGCAGCTTTGAAAAAAGCACTAAGTAAACTTGATACCCCGATTGAGAATGTGGTCATAGTTTATGGCATTGGTTGTTCGGGGAATATGGCTAGTTTTGTTAAGGTGTATGGTGTGCATGGACTGCATGGCAGAGCGATTCCGGTGGCTGAGGGGATAAAGTTGGCAAATAAGAAACTGAAGGTAATTGTGGTGGGCGGAGATGGAGATTTACTGGGTGAAGGGGTGGCTCATTTGGTGGCAGCATCACGATCAAACCCTGATATAACAGTGATTTTGCATAACAATCAAATATATGGTTTAACGACCGGACAGTCATCCCCTATTTCTTTGAAAGGGAGTAAAAGTAAGACGTACCCGATGGGTACACCTGATGAACCATTAAATCCAGTGCAGTTGGCTTTAACACTGGGGGCAAGTCAGGTAATGCGGGGATTTGCTGGTGATATTGAGCACTTAACAACTCTAATTAGTGACGCAATTAATCACGAAGGTTTTAGCTTGGTGGAGGTGCTACAACCGTGTGTGACTTTTAACAAAATAAATACTTATGCCTGGTTTAGAGAAAGAATCAAAAAGCTAGAGCAACCGGAAAGATCAAGACTGGAGGCGTTAAAAAAGGGAGTCTGGACTAACCAGCAGATAATGATCGGCGAGTTTTTCAGAGAAAGTAAACCGGTTTTGGGATACAGCTATGGAGTACTGGAGAGAAAGAACTTACTTGAGCTTAAGAGAAAAAGAGAGATGAACAAACTATTCGAGAGTTTCAGGTAA
- a CDS encoding 2-oxoacid:acceptor oxidoreductase subunit alpha, translated as MPWGDKTINWKIAGAAGLGIKSTGEVMAKALSRSGLYINGYTEYPSLIRGGHNTYQVLASEKQVSNPRWNLDILVALNEEGVVLHEDEIDERTKIVVDESVKIEGNRGRLIQVPLLEKAKELGNPIVQNVIALGVSAALIGVEISIFEELIEEEFGKKKELLEINKKALRVGWELAGEERQVELRKRADKPRMVMSGSEAVAMGAMAAGMQLYCAYPMTPATPVMHFLAKYQDKYDLVVRQTEDEIAAVNMAIGASFAGVKAMTGTSGGGFALMQEGISLAGMLELPLVVMLAMRPGPATGLPTWSSQTDLRFAIHAGHGEFAKIVLAPGDPVEAYELSYKAFELAQKYQTVVILLTDKLLAESHYSVELLEEKPVVEVSNVTDKPKKPEEEMFHRYQPSANGVSERTLPGLVNGYYVANSDEHGPEGLVDESAEMREVMVRRRLLKLKSIESDMALPVIYGSKETKLSLVGFGSVKGVALEVIKEFNDVNYIHFNHVWPMPSKAREVLEGRKLVFLENNMTGQLEGLVREYLGLGGISNIRKDDGRPFYVDEVVNLVKRII; from the coding sequence ATGCCCTGGGGAGATAAGACAATCAACTGGAAAATTGCTGGAGCTGCAGGACTGGGAATAAAGTCGACTGGTGAGGTTATGGCTAAAGCTTTGTCACGTTCAGGTTTGTATATTAACGGTTACACCGAGTATCCATCGTTGATCAGAGGTGGACATAACACGTATCAAGTACTGGCGAGTGAAAAACAGGTAAGTAATCCCAGATGGAATCTAGACATTTTAGTGGCCTTAAACGAGGAGGGAGTAGTTTTACATGAGGATGAGATTGATGAGCGAACAAAGATTGTGGTTGATGAGAGTGTAAAGATTGAGGGTAATAGGGGCAGACTTATCCAAGTACCTTTGCTTGAAAAAGCGAAGGAGTTGGGTAACCCAATTGTGCAAAATGTTATTGCCCTGGGGGTGAGTGCAGCCTTGATAGGTGTAGAGATAAGTATATTTGAGGAGTTGATCGAGGAAGAGTTTGGCAAGAAGAAAGAATTGTTGGAAATTAACAAGAAAGCGCTTAGGGTTGGTTGGGAGTTGGCTGGTGAGGAGAGACAGGTGGAGTTAAGGAAAAGGGCAGATAAGCCGCGAATGGTGATGAGCGGTAGTGAGGCGGTGGCAATGGGGGCAATGGCAGCGGGAATGCAACTGTATTGTGCATATCCAATGACACCAGCAACGCCAGTGATGCACTTTTTGGCTAAGTACCAGGATAAATATGACTTGGTTGTCAGACAAACGGAGGATGAGATTGCGGCAGTTAATATGGCGATTGGAGCTAGTTTTGCGGGTGTTAAGGCAATGACGGGAACAAGTGGTGGTGGGTTTGCTTTGATGCAAGAAGGTATCTCACTGGCTGGAATGTTGGAGTTGCCTTTGGTGGTGATGTTGGCAATGAGACCCGGACCGGCAACTGGTTTACCAACCTGGTCAAGTCAGACTGATTTGCGATTTGCAATTCACGCTGGACATGGTGAGTTTGCTAAGATAGTACTGGCCCCTGGAGATCCAGTTGAAGCATATGAGTTGAGTTACAAGGCATTTGAGTTGGCTCAAAAATATCAAACGGTGGTGATCTTGCTGACTGATAAGTTACTGGCCGAGTCGCATTACTCGGTTGAGTTGCTGGAGGAAAAACCGGTAGTTGAGGTAAGTAATGTAACTGACAAACCAAAGAAGCCTGAGGAGGAGATGTTCCATCGCTACCAACCGAGTGCTAATGGTGTGTCGGAGCGGACTCTACCAGGGTTGGTTAATGGGTACTATGTGGCTAACTCAGATGAACACGGGCCAGAGGGTTTAGTTGATGAGTCGGCTGAGATGCGGGAGGTAATGGTGAGGAGAAGATTGCTTAAGTTGAAGTCTATTGAGAGTGATATGGCTTTGCCGGTTATCTACGGATCAAAGGAAACTAAATTAAGTTTGGTTGGATTTGGAAGTGTTAAAGGAGTAGCTTTGGAGGTGATTAAAGAGTTTAATGACGTTAACTATATCCATTTTAACCACGTTTGGCCGATGCCTAGCAAAGCAAGAGAGGTGTTGGAGGGGAGAAAGTTGGTGTTCTTGGAAAATAACATGACTGGACAGTTGGAGGGTTTGGTGCGTGAGTATCTGGGACTGGGGGGGATAAGTAATATTCGCAAGGATGATGGTAGGCCATTTTATGTAGATGAGGTTGTTAATTTGGTGAAAAGAATCATATGA
- the rsmI gene encoding 16S rRNA (cytidine(1402)-2'-O)-methyltransferase: MKLTILGLPLGNHLDISLRAIEVIKNAKLVICEDTRVFNRLYSKLQHEGFLDAPFTGEYLVINDFNEKTTVNHALIRLEQLGEGILVSDAGLPTISDPGFVLINAVIDKQGELDIIPGPTAAMTALAISGFSADKVMFLGFLPKKTSKKHKTLSLLTPLIGQGITLILYQSPYRLSQTIKQLLEYFPPSTPAVVVRELTKPHQEIIRDSLANLSNLKPKGEITLLLRL; the protein is encoded by the coding sequence ATGAAACTAACCATATTAGGCCTACCCTTAGGCAATCATCTTGATATCTCTCTTCGGGCAATTGAAGTCATCAAGAACGCCAAACTAGTCATCTGCGAAGATACCAGAGTCTTTAATAGGCTTTACTCGAAACTTCAACACGAGGGCTTCCTTGACGCACCTTTCACCGGTGAGTATTTAGTTATTAATGACTTTAACGAAAAAACTACAGTCAACCACGCCCTAATCCGTCTTGAACAACTAGGAGAGGGGATTCTTGTCTCAGACGCCGGCTTACCCACCATCTCTGACCCCGGATTCGTCTTGATTAATGCTGTTATAGACAAACAAGGCGAGCTTGATATTATCCCCGGACCTACTGCCGCCATGACAGCTCTAGCTATCTCAGGTTTTTCTGCTGACAAGGTTATGTTTTTAGGTTTTTTACCAAAAAAGACCTCCAAAAAGCACAAAACTCTTTCACTTCTCACCCCGCTAATCGGTCAGGGGATCACCCTAATTCTCTATCAATCACCTTACCGCCTGTCCCAAACTATCAAACAGCTGCTTGAGTATTTTCCACCCAGCACACCAGCCGTAGTTGTACGCGAGCTTACCAAGCCCCACCAAGAAATTATCCGCGACTCACTCGCCAACCTATCCAACCTCAAACCAAAAGGGGAGATCACCCTTTTACTTAGGTTATAG
- a CDS encoding NUDIX domain-containing protein, producing the protein MREPSLAELDKIRREGYRPGVVVCLINQEKLLMAYSVEHGLWQIPQGGIMGGESLMTALVRTVEEELGEEVTSGVNLSLEIVGVDRVEFPPNKTEGKSIMTETGEELSMKGKHYFLAKSECLVTEFDMSKCVYGVVRWVGYKEALELASQIYQRGKRRMTETAIERLKEAKAIT; encoded by the coding sequence ATGAGGGAACCAAGTTTAGCTGAGCTAGATAAAATAAGACGAGAGGGTTATAGGCCTGGGGTGGTTGTATGTTTGATTAATCAAGAAAAGTTACTGATGGCGTACAGTGTCGAGCATGGTTTGTGGCAGATACCTCAGGGGGGAATTATGGGTGGTGAGAGTTTGATGACAGCATTGGTTAGAACTGTCGAGGAGGAGCTGGGTGAGGAGGTAACCAGTGGAGTAAATCTTAGCTTAGAAATAGTTGGAGTAGACCGAGTCGAGTTTCCACCAAATAAAACTGAGGGAAAAAGTATTATGACAGAGACGGGTGAGGAGCTATCTATGAAAGGTAAACACTATTTTCTGGCTAAAAGCGAGTGTCTGGTGACTGAGTTTGATATGAGCAAGTGTGTTTATGGGGTGGTGAGGTGGGTGGGATATAAGGAGGCCTTAGAACTTGCGAGTCAGATATATCAGCGAGGAAAAAGGCGGATGACAGAGACAGCGATTGAGAGACTTAAAGAGGCTAAGGCTATAACCTAA
- the acsA gene encoding acetate--CoA ligase: MKVDVIKVGNKKLAKTPNLENYEKGYKNFSWDEVKKDLEFFKGGKFNAVHNAISRHARDELKNKVALYWIGEDWTERKFTFAEMERLSGQFASYLKDLGVDRGDRVFFFLPRVPEMYYGFLGTLKRGAVAGTLFSAFQEQALVDRIGSSNAKVLVTNKELLPRVQKVKKDLPNLEKIILSDDLEKVLEQYDDEGEVREMELDDPAFMLYTSGSTGKPKGVVHKHEALLQEEMTAKYVLDLQPDDVYWCTADPGWVTGVAYGILGSWSLGASAVVYNGRFDAESWYKILQDWGVSVWYTAPTAIRLLQAAGDELPDKYDLSKVRHACSVGEPLNPDPIRWGRRVLKILFHDTWFQTETGAISIANFPAMDIKVGSMGKPVPGNVAAIVDDKGKELGPMTEGSLALKRGWPSMMKTIWRRPKKFDSYFEGKWFISGDRAYMDEDGYFWFVGRDDDVIKTSGERVGPFEVESALIEHEAVIEAGVIGKPDEVRGQIIKAFVVLKPGVTPSEKLKEELSVYVKKHLAGHAYPREIEFIDKLPKTRSGKIVRRMLRAKELGLEVGDTSTLADE; the protein is encoded by the coding sequence ATGAAAGTAGATGTAATAAAGGTAGGGAACAAAAAGTTAGCCAAGACTCCAAACTTGGAGAACTATGAGAAGGGGTATAAGAATTTTAGTTGGGATGAGGTTAAAAAAGATCTGGAGTTTTTTAAGGGAGGCAAGTTTAATGCTGTTCACAATGCGATAAGCAGACATGCTCGGGATGAGCTGAAAAATAAGGTAGCTCTTTATTGGATCGGCGAGGATTGGACAGAGAGAAAATTTACCTTCGCTGAGATGGAGCGATTAAGCGGCCAGTTTGCCAGTTATCTTAAGGACTTGGGGGTTGATCGTGGTGATCGAGTCTTTTTCTTTTTACCAAGAGTGCCGGAGATGTACTATGGCTTTTTAGGCACTTTGAAACGAGGGGCGGTGGCTGGAACTTTGTTTAGTGCTTTCCAGGAACAGGCTTTGGTAGATCGGATTGGAAGTAGTAATGCTAAGGTTCTGGTAACTAACAAAGAGTTACTACCTCGAGTTCAAAAGGTCAAGAAAGACTTACCTAACCTTGAAAAAATTATTTTGAGTGACGATTTAGAAAAGGTATTGGAGCAGTATGATGACGAGGGTGAGGTACGAGAGATGGAGCTAGATGATCCGGCCTTTATGCTTTACACCTCGGGATCAACTGGCAAGCCTAAGGGGGTGGTGCACAAGCACGAGGCTTTGTTACAAGAGGAGATGACGGCTAAGTACGTGCTGGATCTGCAGCCTGATGATGTGTACTGGTGTACGGCTGATCCAGGCTGGGTAACTGGGGTAGCTTATGGGATTTTGGGCTCATGGAGTTTGGGTGCCTCGGCAGTGGTGTATAACGGCAGATTTGATGCAGAGAGTTGGTATAAGATTTTGCAGGATTGGGGGGTGAGTGTGTGGTATACAGCGCCAACAGCAATTAGATTGTTGCAAGCGGCTGGTGACGAGTTGCCTGATAAATATGACTTGTCTAAAGTGAGACATGCCTGCAGTGTAGGCGAGCCACTCAATCCCGATCCAATTAGATGGGGTAGGAGGGTATTAAAGATTTTGTTTCATGACACCTGGTTTCAAACAGAAACGGGAGCCATCTCGATTGCCAACTTCCCAGCAATGGATATAAAGGTTGGATCTATGGGTAAACCAGTACCGGGAAATGTGGCAGCTATTGTGGATGATAAGGGAAAAGAGTTGGGGCCAATGACTGAGGGTAGTTTGGCATTGAAGCGAGGATGGCCCTCGATGATGAAGACTATATGGAGGCGACCTAAGAAGTTTGATAGTTATTTTGAGGGCAAGTGGTTCATCAGCGGTGATAGAGCATATATGGATGAGGATGGATACTTTTGGTTTGTGGGTAGGGACGATGATGTGATTAAGACATCAGGAGAGCGGGTTGGTCCTTTTGAGGTTGAGTCGGCATTAATTGAGCATGAGGCAGTAATTGAAGCAGGAGTAATTGGCAAGCCGGACGAAGTCAGAGGTCAGATAATCAAGGCGTTTGTTGTGTTAAAGCCTGGAGTGACTCCAAGTGAGAAATTAAAAGAAGAGCTGTCGGTGTATGTTAAAAAGCACTTGGCTGGCCATGCTTACCCCAGAGAGATTGAGTTTATTGATAAGCTACCAAAAACAAGATCGGGCAAAATTGTGAGAAGAATGCTTCGAGCTAAGGAGTTGGGACTGGAGGTAGGTGACACCAGCACTTTGGCCGATGAGTAA
- the gpmI gene encoding 2,3-bisphosphoglycerate-independent phosphoglycerate mutase: MTELKTKPVVLLILDGWGIAPEGKGNAIELASKPNYDMLLNEYPNTQLEASGEAVGLPKGEDGNSEVGHLNIGSGRIVMESLPRINLSIVDGSFFENEALLKAINQAKNNNSRLHLMGLIGSGGVHAYNDHLYALLQLAKKHQIENLFLHIITDGRDSPPTEGKMHIKKLMDELEQLKIGKIATLMGRYYAMDRDLRWERTKLAYEGLTEMIDNKAKDPLSALEQSYQQEITDEFIKPIQIGENTKESRIQDGDGVIFYNFRIDRPRQLTKAFVMDDFEKTAMVIKGFDAYDVSGKKKEVVATPENTPFKRKIVLKNIVMTTMTEYEPGLATEVAFPPQVLENTLGEVVAKAGIKQLRVAETEKERFVTYYFNGGINKVFEGEDRLIVPSPDVETYDLEPEMSTPEIVYETQVKLESQDYGLVVINFACPDMVAHTGDIKAAVKAVEAADEGLGKLANLVKEKEGVLIVTADHGNVEELLSPDGKQVDTEHSTNPVPLIVVWDKRPEGLSLRQGVLADIAPTILKIMGLEQPEEMNGKPLF, encoded by the coding sequence ATGACAGAGCTTAAGACAAAACCAGTAGTATTGTTGATTCTTGATGGTTGGGGTATTGCTCCTGAGGGTAAGGGGAATGCAATTGAGCTGGCCAGTAAACCTAATTATGACATGTTGTTAAATGAGTACCCCAACACTCAGCTTGAGGCGTCAGGTGAGGCGGTGGGCTTGCCTAAGGGTGAGGATGGTAACTCAGAGGTGGGACATCTTAACATTGGTTCGGGTCGGATAGTGATGGAGTCTTTACCAAGAATTAATCTATCAATTGTTGACGGATCTTTTTTTGAGAACGAAGCTTTGCTTAAGGCAATCAATCAGGCTAAGAACAACAACTCACGTTTACATCTGATGGGATTGATTGGTAGCGGAGGGGTCCATGCGTATAACGACCACTTGTATGCATTACTGCAACTGGCTAAAAAGCACCAGATAGAGAATCTGTTTTTACATATCATTACCGATGGACGTGACTCCCCACCAACTGAGGGCAAGATGCACATAAAAAAGTTAATGGATGAGTTAGAGCAATTAAAGATTGGAAAAATCGCGACATTGATGGGCAGATACTATGCGATGGATCGTGATTTACGCTGGGAAAGAACTAAACTGGCTTATGAGGGTTTAACCGAGATGATTGATAATAAGGCTAAAGACCCACTTTCTGCTTTGGAGCAAAGTTATCAGCAAGAAATCACTGATGAGTTTATTAAACCAATCCAGATTGGTGAAAATACCAAGGAGTCTAGAATCCAGGACGGTGATGGAGTGATCTTTTATAACTTTAGAATTGATCGACCCAGGCAACTGACTAAAGCATTTGTTATGGACGATTTTGAAAAGACAGCCATGGTGATTAAAGGCTTTGATGCTTATGATGTAAGCGGAAAGAAAAAGGAGGTAGTGGCTACGCCAGAGAATACTCCGTTTAAGCGCAAAATTGTACTAAAGAATATTGTGATGACGACAATGACTGAATATGAACCAGGCTTGGCAACTGAGGTGGCATTCCCCCCTCAAGTGCTTGAAAACACTTTGGGCGAGGTGGTGGCAAAAGCTGGAATAAAACAGTTAAGGGTAGCTGAGACAGAGAAAGAAAGATTTGTGACATATTACTTTAACGGAGGAATAAACAAAGTGTTTGAGGGTGAGGATAGATTGATAGTCCCCTCTCCTGATGTGGAGACCTATGACCTTGAGCCTGAGATGTCAACGCCTGAGATAGTTTATGAAACTCAAGTTAAGTTGGAGTCTCAAGATTACGGCTTGGTGGTGATTAATTTTGCCTGTCCTGATATGGTAGCTCATACTGGTGATATTAAGGCGGCAGTAAAGGCAGTTGAGGCGGCAGATGAGGGATTGGGTAAGCTAGCGAATTTGGTCAAAGAAAAGGAGGGGGTGTTGATTGTTACAGCTGATCATGGCAATGTGGAGGAATTGCTGAGTCCGGATGGAAAGCAGGTTGATACAGAGCACTCGACTAACCCAGTGCCGCTGATTGTTGTCTGGGATAAGCGACCAGAGGGTTTAAGTTTGCGGCAAGGGGTTTTGGCTGATATAGCGCCAACAATACTAAAGATTATGGGATTGGAGCAGCCGGAAGAGATGAACGGAAAACCTTTGTTTTAA
- the eno gene encoding phosphopyruvate hydratase translates to MAKIQAIKAREILDSRGTPTIETTIWSDTGQAAVAAIPSGASTGKFEAVELRDGDPSRFKGMGVIKAVDNVNKIIAPKVVGMDPLYQSKVDKVLIDLDGTDNKSKLGANAILSVSQAVCELGALISGRAIFQYLAEKYALVSLNWSSLPVPIFNLINGGKHGAGNNLDFQEFHIYASSRQSFGESLRMGETVYQTLKESLIKRNAAYSVGDEGGFAPNLYTNTDALELLVEAINLSNFTLGKDIFLGLDTASNSFFKNGKYVVKDKSQPLTTEEMIEFYVQLNKDYNLFALEDGLKEDDFDGWAKLTSEIGANTLIVADDLVVTNKKRLKQAIEKKACNAVLIKPNQIGTISETVDVIKLAKDSKLAVVVSHRSGETNDDFIADFAVGMGANYVKFGAPARGERVIKYNRMGMIESLLKPAQTETSKPDNDRA, encoded by the coding sequence ATGGCCAAGATACAAGCAATAAAGGCGAGAGAGATTTTAGATTCACGAGGAACACCGACAATTGAGACAACCATTTGGTCTGATACAGGACAAGCAGCAGTAGCAGCTATTCCTTCTGGTGCATCTACAGGTAAGTTTGAAGCGGTAGAGCTGCGGGATGGCGACCCAAGTCGCTTTAAGGGAATGGGGGTGATAAAGGCAGTTGATAATGTAAATAAGATAATCGCACCTAAGGTGGTGGGGATGGATCCTTTGTACCAGTCCAAAGTAGACAAGGTTTTAATAGATCTTGATGGTACGGATAACAAGTCAAAACTAGGAGCTAACGCAATTTTGTCAGTGTCCCAAGCGGTGTGTGAACTGGGAGCGTTGATTAGCGGTAGGGCAATTTTCCAGTACTTGGCTGAGAAGTATGCTTTGGTAAGTCTTAATTGGTCATCCTTACCGGTACCGATTTTTAATCTGATTAATGGTGGTAAACATGGAGCAGGTAATAACTTGGATTTCCAGGAGTTTCATATTTACGCCTCTTCACGTCAGTCTTTTGGCGAGTCTTTGAGGATGGGTGAGACGGTTTATCAGACTCTTAAAGAGTCGTTAATCAAGCGAAATGCGGCTTATTCGGTTGGTGATGAGGGAGGTTTTGCGCCAAACCTTTATACCAACACCGATGCCTTAGAACTGCTGGTGGAGGCGATAAATTTAAGCAACTTTACATTGGGTAAGGATATATTCTTAGGGCTTGATACAGCTAGTAACTCGTTTTTTAAGAATGGGAAGTATGTGGTTAAGGATAAATCTCAGCCTTTAACAACTGAGGAGATGATTGAGTTTTATGTTCAGTTGAACAAAGATTACAATCTGTTTGCCCTGGAAGACGGTTTGAAGGAGGATGATTTTGATGGTTGGGCGAAATTAACCAGTGAGATAGGGGCAAATACTTTGATTGTGGCTGATGACTTGGTGGTGACTAATAAGAAGAGACTTAAACAGGCGATTGAAAAAAAGGCCTGCAATGCTGTTTTGATCAAACCAAACCAGATTGGCACCATATCAGAGACAGTTGATGTAATTAAATTGGCTAAGGATAGCAAGTTGGCGGTAGTGGTGTCACATCGATCGGGCGAGACAAACGATGATTTTATCGCTGATTTTGCAGTCGGGATGGGGGCAAACTATGTTAAGTTTGGGGCGCCAGCTAGAGGTGAGAGGGTAATTAAATATAACCGAATGGGCATGATTGAGAGCTTGCTTAAGCCAGCTCAGACGGAGACAAGTAAACCTGATAATGACAGAGCTTAA